A region from the Myxococcus stipitatus genome encodes:
- a CDS encoding ABC transporter ATP-binding protein, giving the protein MSTPLLEAHRLTRSFPVGGLLSRERRTVLRDVSFTLERGETLALVGESGSGKSTLARLLARLDTPDAGDIRLGGVDVAARSGRAASLAYRGRVQMVFQDPFASLNPVHTVAYHLERSLLRHHRASGANLTKRVHALLESVGLTPPERFAKRFPHELSGGQRQRVAVARALAVEPDVIIADEPTSMLDVSTRRGVLQLLGGLTRERGIGILFITHDLASARHLADRVLVLYAGSVVETGPTREVLRAPRHPYTRLLLSAVPDGADFLRTPLPARAPAGPAPPLGCAFAPRCPHADVRCHEAAPPLHLPAAEHLVRCHLESSKGVPDDAAVSS; this is encoded by the coding sequence ATGAGCACCCCGCTCCTCGAGGCGCATCGCCTCACGCGCAGCTTCCCCGTGGGCGGCCTGCTGTCCCGCGAGCGGCGCACGGTGCTGCGCGACGTGTCCTTCACGCTGGAGCGGGGCGAGACGCTCGCGCTCGTCGGAGAGTCCGGCAGCGGCAAGAGCACGCTGGCCCGGTTGCTCGCGCGGCTGGACACGCCGGATGCCGGCGACATCCGCCTGGGAGGCGTGGACGTGGCGGCCCGGAGCGGGCGCGCCGCCTCACTGGCGTACCGGGGCCGCGTGCAGATGGTCTTCCAAGACCCGTTCGCGTCGCTCAATCCGGTGCACACGGTGGCCTATCACCTGGAGCGCTCGCTGTTGCGCCATCACCGGGCCTCGGGCGCGAACCTGACGAAGCGGGTGCATGCGCTCCTGGAGTCGGTGGGGCTGACGCCGCCGGAGCGCTTCGCGAAGCGCTTCCCGCACGAGCTGTCGGGCGGCCAGCGGCAGCGCGTGGCGGTGGCGCGGGCGCTCGCGGTGGAGCCGGACGTCATCATCGCGGACGAGCCCACCTCCATGCTGGACGTGTCCACGCGGCGCGGCGTCCTCCAGCTGCTCGGGGGTCTGACGCGCGAGCGGGGCATCGGCATCCTCTTCATCACCCATGACCTGGCGAGCGCGCGCCACCTGGCCGACCGCGTGCTCGTGCTCTACGCGGGCAGCGTCGTGGAGACGGGGCCCACGCGCGAGGTGCTGCGCGCGCCGCGCCATCCGTACACACGGCTCCTGCTGTCGGCCGTCCCGGACGGCGCGGACTTCCTGCGCACGCCCCTGCCGGCACGCGCGCCCGCGGGGCCGGCGCCGCCCCTGGGGTGCGCCTTCGCGCCTCGCTGCCCCCACGCCGACGTGCGCTGCCACGAGGCGGCGCCTCCTCTTCACCTTCCCGCGGCGGAGCACCTCGTCCGCTGCCACCTCGAGTCCTCGAAAGGAGTCCCTGACGATGCAGCGGTTTCCTCATGA
- a CDS encoding ABC transporter permease, translating into MRYVLRRLGFYLLAAWASLTLNFVIPRLAPGDPATAMFARFEGRLSPEALVALRAAFGFTEAPWHVQYLTYLEHLVTGDMGLSYAYYPSRVSEVIGTGLLWTVGLAGCAVVISFALGTALGVLAAWNRGGCLDSALAPVLAFLGAFPYFWLAMLALYLFGFGLGWFPLRHAYSHDVEPGLTLSFLADMGRHAVLPAMSIVVATLGGWMLGMRNTMVAVLGTDTLRLAHAKGLPPRRVMWRYAARNALLPNVTGFGMALGFVLSGSLLTEIVFSYPGTGYLLILAVRNQDYPLMQGLFLVITLAVLAANFAVDLLCLWLDPRTRAHA; encoded by the coding sequence ATGCGCTACGTGCTCCGCAGGCTCGGCTTCTACCTGCTCGCGGCCTGGGCCTCGCTGACGCTGAACTTCGTCATCCCCCGGCTGGCGCCCGGAGACCCGGCGACGGCGATGTTCGCGCGCTTCGAGGGACGCCTGTCGCCCGAGGCGCTCGTCGCCCTGCGCGCGGCCTTCGGCTTCACCGAGGCGCCGTGGCACGTGCAGTACCTCACATACCTGGAGCACCTCGTCACCGGGGACATGGGCCTGTCGTACGCGTACTACCCGTCGCGCGTGTCGGAGGTCATCGGCACGGGGCTCTTGTGGACGGTGGGGCTGGCGGGGTGCGCGGTCGTCATCAGCTTCGCGCTGGGGACAGCGCTGGGCGTGCTGGCGGCGTGGAACCGGGGCGGGTGTCTCGACTCGGCGCTGGCGCCGGTGCTCGCGTTCCTCGGCGCGTTCCCCTACTTCTGGCTGGCCATGCTGGCCCTGTACCTCTTCGGGTTCGGGCTGGGGTGGTTCCCGCTGCGGCACGCGTACTCGCACGACGTGGAGCCCGGGCTGACGCTCAGCTTCCTCGCGGACATGGGGCGGCACGCGGTGCTGCCGGCCATGTCCATCGTCGTGGCGACGCTGGGCGGGTGGATGCTGGGCATGCGCAACACCATGGTGGCGGTGCTGGGCACGGACACGCTCCGGCTGGCGCACGCCAAGGGCCTGCCGCCCCGGCGGGTGATGTGGCGCTACGCCGCGCGCAACGCGCTGCTGCCCAACGTCACCGGCTTCGGCATGGCGCTGGGCTTCGTGCTCAGCGGCTCGCTGCTCACCGAAATCGTCTTCTCGTATCCGGGCACCGGCTACCTGCTCATCCTCGCGGTGCGCAACCAGGACTACCCCCTGATGCAGGGGCTCTTCCTCGTCATCACCCTGGCGGTGCTCGCCGCGAACTTCGCCGTGGACCTGCTCTGCCTCTGGTTGGACCCGAGGACCCGCGCCCATGCGTGA
- a CDS encoding ABC transporter substrate-binding protein — MNAARWLLPLLALFAAGGCKREPRPRPPGTLFVSVEQRSAWVRNFNPLFAGAGSRWPTRAGVYECLELYTPSTGGYQPWLATGHTWSEDRRTLRFTLRDGVRWSDGRRFTAEDVAYTFQLLREHAALDAGGVWRFLSDVRAEDEHTVAFSFSRVFIPGFGDLAAQPIVPRHVWEKVGDPVTFTNPEPVATGPFTEVTVFRNQVFELGRNPYYWQQGRPAVRALRFLAFPTNDQANLALVEGEVDWAGNFVPAVDRTFVAKDPEHHARWFPLFGSTVFLYPNTTLPPLDDVRVRKALSMALDRERLVEIAMYGYTRPADATGLNDAYTTWRDPDVADDAWVRHDAKEAARLLDEAGLKPGADGVRRRADGSPLSLDIEVVGGWSDWVRAGQVVARDLRRLGIQANLRTYEFGAWQERLQKGEFQLAISWSLDGPTPYTFYKWMLSSATVRPVGEVAAANWQRFGDRETDALLERFEATDSREEQQALMAQVQRRFSETAPAIPLFPNPSWGEANTKRFTGFPTEANPYARLSPHAEPDSLLVLTRLVPRSP, encoded by the coding sequence ATGAACGCCGCGCGCTGGCTGCTCCCGCTGCTGGCGCTGTTCGCGGCGGGGGGATGCAAGAGGGAGCCACGGCCGCGCCCTCCCGGGACGCTCTTCGTCTCCGTGGAGCAGCGCAGCGCGTGGGTCCGCAACTTCAACCCGCTGTTCGCGGGCGCGGGCTCTCGCTGGCCCACGCGCGCGGGCGTCTACGAGTGCCTGGAGCTGTACACGCCCTCGACGGGCGGCTACCAGCCGTGGCTCGCCACCGGGCACACCTGGTCGGAGGACCGCCGCACCCTGCGCTTCACGTTGCGCGACGGCGTGCGCTGGTCCGACGGCCGGCGCTTCACCGCCGAGGACGTGGCGTACACCTTCCAGCTCCTGCGCGAGCACGCGGCGCTCGACGCGGGCGGCGTGTGGCGCTTCCTGTCCGACGTGCGCGCGGAGGACGAGCACACGGTGGCCTTCTCCTTCTCGCGCGTCTTCATCCCCGGCTTCGGGGACCTGGCCGCGCAGCCCATCGTCCCGCGCCACGTCTGGGAGAAGGTCGGGGACCCCGTCACCTTCACCAACCCGGAGCCGGTGGCGACCGGTCCCTTCACGGAGGTGACGGTCTTCCGCAACCAGGTGTTCGAGCTGGGCCGCAATCCCTATTACTGGCAGCAGGGCAGGCCCGCCGTGCGCGCGCTGCGCTTCCTGGCCTTCCCCACCAACGACCAGGCGAACCTGGCGCTGGTGGAGGGCGAGGTGGACTGGGCGGGCAACTTCGTCCCCGCCGTGGACCGCACCTTCGTGGCGAAGGACCCGGAGCACCACGCGCGCTGGTTCCCGCTGTTCGGCAGCACCGTCTTCCTCTACCCCAACACCACGCTGCCGCCGCTCGACGACGTGCGCGTGCGCAAGGCGCTCAGCATGGCGCTGGACCGGGAGCGGCTCGTCGAAATCGCGATGTACGGCTACACGCGGCCGGCGGACGCCACCGGGCTCAACGACGCGTACACCACGTGGCGCGACCCGGACGTGGCTGACGACGCCTGGGTCCGCCACGACGCGAAGGAGGCGGCGCGGCTCCTGGACGAAGCGGGGTTGAAGCCCGGCGCGGACGGCGTGCGCCGGCGCGCGGACGGCTCGCCGCTGTCGTTGGACATCGAGGTGGTGGGCGGCTGGTCGGACTGGGTGCGCGCGGGACAGGTGGTGGCGAGGGACCTGCGCAGGCTGGGCATCCAGGCGAACCTGCGCACGTACGAGTTCGGCGCGTGGCAGGAGCGCCTCCAGAAGGGCGAGTTCCAGCTGGCCATCTCCTGGTCGCTGGATGGCCCTACGCCGTACACCTTCTACAAGTGGATGCTGTCGTCGGCCACGGTGCGGCCGGTGGGGGAAGTGGCGGCGGCCAACTGGCAACGCTTCGGGGACCGAGAGACGGACGCGCTGCTGGAGCGCTTCGAGGCGACGGACTCGCGCGAGGAGCAGCAGGCGCTGATGGCCCAGGTGCAGCGGCGCTTCTCCGAGACGGCGCCCGCCATCCCCCTCTTCCCCAACCCGTCGTGGGGCGAGGCCAACACGAAGCGCTTCACGGGCTTCCCCACGGAGGCGAACCCCTACGCCCGGCTGTCGCCGCACGCCGAGCCGGACAGCCTGCTGGTACTCACGCGGCTGGTCCCGAGGAGCCCCTGA
- a CDS encoding GH1 family beta-glucosidase, translated as MQRFPHDFVWGVATSSYQIEGAVDEDGRGESIWDRFSATPGKIADGTSGEVACDHYHRWREDVELMRWMGLKAYRFSIAWPRILPQGRGQVSPAGLDFYSRLVDGLLEARIEPVVTLYHWDLPQALQDQGGWASRDTVSAFVEYADIVSQKLGDRVKRWITHNEPWCISVLGYANGEHAPGIKDWSQALAAAHHVLLSHGQAVPVIRANVPRAEVGITLNLVPAEPASPSPEDLDACRSFDGGFNRWYLDPLYGRGYPKDVIADHIAEGRLASETLPFVREGDLADMATPIDFLGVNYYNRAVLRSDRIPESQNAPRTVHVSDDKTDMDWEVYANGLTRLLVRLHQDYAPGRLYVTENGAAYATGPDADGRVRDTKRVHYLRTHLEASLEAIKQGVPLQGYFAWSLMDNFEWAWGYQKRFGMVYVDYATQKRIPKDSAHLYRAVVARNGLDVELAA; from the coding sequence ATGCAGCGGTTTCCTCATGACTTCGTGTGGGGTGTGGCCACCTCCTCGTACCAGATCGAAGGCGCCGTCGACGAAGACGGTCGCGGCGAGTCCATCTGGGACCGCTTCTCCGCCACGCCCGGCAAGATCGCCGACGGCACCTCCGGTGAGGTGGCGTGCGACCACTACCATCGCTGGCGCGAGGACGTGGAGCTGATGCGGTGGATGGGCCTGAAGGCCTACCGCTTCTCCATCGCGTGGCCGCGCATCCTCCCCCAGGGGCGCGGGCAGGTGAGCCCGGCCGGGCTCGACTTCTACTCGCGGCTGGTGGATGGCCTGCTGGAGGCGCGCATCGAGCCGGTCGTTACGCTGTACCACTGGGACCTGCCGCAGGCGCTCCAGGACCAGGGGGGCTGGGCCTCGCGAGACACGGTGAGCGCGTTCGTCGAGTACGCGGACATCGTCAGCCAGAAGCTCGGGGACCGGGTGAAGCGCTGGATCACCCACAACGAGCCCTGGTGCATCAGCGTCCTCGGCTACGCCAATGGCGAGCACGCGCCCGGCATCAAGGACTGGAGCCAGGCGCTGGCGGCGGCGCACCACGTGCTGCTGTCCCATGGACAGGCCGTGCCCGTCATCCGCGCCAACGTGCCCCGCGCCGAGGTGGGCATCACCCTCAACCTGGTGCCCGCGGAGCCCGCGTCCCCCAGCCCGGAGGACCTGGACGCGTGCCGCTCGTTCGATGGCGGCTTCAACCGCTGGTACCTCGACCCGCTCTACGGACGTGGCTATCCGAAGGACGTCATCGCGGACCACATCGCGGAGGGGCGGCTCGCGTCGGAGACGCTGCCCTTCGTGCGCGAGGGGGACCTGGCGGACATGGCCACGCCCATCGACTTCCTGGGGGTCAACTACTACAACCGCGCCGTCCTCCGCAGCGACCGCATCCCCGAGTCGCAGAACGCGCCTCGCACCGTCCACGTCTCCGACGACAAGACGGACATGGACTGGGAGGTCTACGCGAACGGGCTCACGCGCCTGCTGGTGCGGCTGCACCAGGACTACGCGCCGGGCCGACTCTACGTCACCGAGAACGGCGCCGCGTACGCCACCGGGCCTGACGCGGATGGCCGTGTGCGTGACACCAAGCGCGTGCACTACCTGCGCACGCACCTGGAGGCGTCCCTCGAGGCCATCAAGCAGGGCGTGCCGCTCCAGGGCTATTTCGCCTGGTCGCTGATGGACAACTTCGAGTGGGCGTGGGGCTACCAGAAGCGCTTCGGCATGGTCTACGTGGACTACGCGACCCAGAAGCGCATTCCCAAGGACAGCGCGCATCTGTACCGCGCCGTGGTGGCCCGGAACGGGCTGGATGTGGAGCTGGCCGCATGA
- a CDS encoding dipeptide/oligopeptide/nickel ABC transporter permease/ATP-binding protein: protein MRDAIRRLLRQRKAVVGGSILLGFLLLALVGPLLVRDPTELLGQPHQPPSRAHLLGTTGQGQDVLAQTVVGARETLAIGFTVGALVTLVGALVGVTAGYLGRRVDDALTLTTNVFLVIPGLPLAIVLGAYLPSGPLRMVVVLTFAGWAWNARIFRSEALSLRGRDFVAAAVVAGESHARIITRELLPNMASLVASSFIGNTLYAVGAQVGLEFLGLGDVGAVTWGTNLYWAGNDAALLTRSWWIFVPTGLCIALVGFSLTLLSSAIDELTNPALRHPPRAPEVRAEATRVTPAPEPGALLSVRELSIEFMTEGGPTRAVDQVSLDIAPGEILGLAGESGSGKSTLGSALLRLLPPTASITQGRVFFEGVDVTALSPEALRAFRWSRVSMVFQSAMSALNPVLPLGEQFHDTLAAHDRTASRAMSYARARELLAMVGLKPELVDAWPHQLSGGMRQRVGIALALALEPRLIIMDEPTTALDVVVQKELLQRVVELKERLGFAILFITHDLPLLLALADRVGILQAGKLVEVDTARRLRTEARHPYTRLLLSSFPHLGADDASPPPVDVLPEHQTGLVALPGGRR from the coding sequence ATGCGTGACGCCATCCGACGCCTGCTCCGCCAGCGGAAGGCGGTGGTGGGAGGCAGCATCCTGCTGGGCTTCCTCCTGCTCGCGCTGGTGGGGCCGCTGCTCGTGCGGGACCCGACGGAGCTGCTCGGTCAGCCGCACCAGCCACCGTCGCGCGCGCACCTGCTGGGCACGACGGGCCAGGGCCAGGACGTGCTCGCGCAGACGGTGGTGGGGGCGAGGGAGACGCTGGCCATCGGCTTCACCGTGGGGGCGCTCGTCACGCTGGTGGGCGCGCTGGTGGGCGTCACGGCCGGCTACCTGGGCCGACGCGTGGACGACGCGCTGACGCTCACCACCAACGTGTTCCTGGTCATCCCCGGGCTGCCGCTGGCCATCGTCCTGGGCGCCTATCTGCCCTCCGGCCCGCTGCGCATGGTGGTGGTGCTCACCTTCGCGGGCTGGGCGTGGAACGCGCGCATCTTCCGCTCGGAGGCGCTGTCGCTGCGAGGCCGGGACTTCGTCGCCGCGGCGGTGGTGGCCGGGGAGAGCCACGCGCGCATCATCACCCGTGAGCTGTTGCCGAACATGGCCTCGCTGGTGGCGTCGTCCTTCATCGGCAACACGCTGTACGCGGTGGGCGCGCAGGTGGGGCTGGAGTTCCTGGGGCTGGGCGACGTGGGGGCGGTGACGTGGGGCACCAACCTGTACTGGGCCGGCAACGACGCGGCGCTGCTGACGCGCTCGTGGTGGATCTTCGTCCCCACGGGCCTGTGCATCGCGCTGGTGGGTTTCTCGCTGACGCTGCTCAGCTCCGCCATCGACGAGCTGACCAACCCCGCCCTCCGCCATCCGCCCCGGGCTCCCGAGGTCCGGGCCGAGGCCACGCGCGTGACTCCGGCACCGGAGCCCGGCGCGCTGCTGAGCGTGCGCGAGCTGAGCATCGAGTTCATGACGGAGGGCGGCCCGACGCGCGCGGTGGACCAGGTGTCGCTCGACATCGCGCCGGGCGAAATCCTCGGCCTCGCGGGTGAGTCCGGCAGCGGCAAGTCCACGCTGGGCTCCGCGCTGCTGCGCCTGCTTCCGCCGACCGCGTCCATCACCCAGGGGCGCGTCTTCTTCGAGGGCGTGGACGTCACCGCGTTGTCGCCGGAGGCGCTGCGCGCCTTCAGGTGGAGCCGTGTGTCCATGGTGTTCCAGAGCGCGATGAGCGCGCTCAACCCGGTGCTGCCGCTGGGCGAGCAGTTCCACGACACGCTGGCCGCGCATGACCGCACCGCCTCGAGGGCCATGTCCTACGCGAGGGCCCGCGAGCTGCTGGCCATGGTGGGGTTGAAGCCGGAGCTGGTGGACGCGTGGCCCCATCAGCTCTCCGGAGGCATGCGCCAGCGCGTGGGCATCGCGCTGGCGCTGGCCCTGGAGCCCCGGCTCATCATCATGGACGAGCCCACCACCGCGCTCGACGTGGTGGTGCAGAAGGAGCTGCTCCAGCGGGTGGTCGAGCTGAAGGAGCGGCTGGGCTTCGCCATCCTCTTCATCACCCATGACCTGCCGTTGCTGCTCGCGCTGGCGGACCGGGTGGGCATCCTCCAGGCGGGGAAGCTGGTGGAGGTGGACACCGCGCGGCGGCTTCGCACCGAGGCCCGTCACCCCTACACGCGGCTGCTCCTGTCGTCCTTCCCCCACCTGGGCGCGGACGACGCCAGCCCGCCTCCGGTGGACGTGCTCCCCGAGCATCAGACCGGCCTCGTCGCGCTGCCTGGAGGTCGTCGATGA